The DNA window TGATAGAAGCAAAAAGAGACGTCTGGCGTGGAAAGAAAACGCCATAGAAAAGAAAAGCAGGAGGCCGTCTATGATTATCAAAAATGTAAAAGTATATACGGAAGAAAAAAAGTTCCAGGATGGAGAGATTCAGATCTCGGAGGGGAGATTCGCGGAAACTGGCGGCGATAAGGATGGAACAGTGCTGGACGGACAGGGCTGCTACGCTATTCCAGGACTGATCGATCTGCATTTTCACGGGTGTAAGGGATTTGACTTCTGTGATGGGACGCTGGAGGCAGTGGAAGCTATTGCCAGATATGAGGCTTCCGTGGGAGTAACTGCCATTGCGCCGGCGACTATGACACTTCCGACAGAAGAACTGGAGAGAATCCTTGGGAATGCGGCGGCCTATCGCAGAGGTCCCCATGATGGAGCGGATCTGGTAGGGATCAACATGGAAGGGCCATTTATCAGCGAAGCAAAGAAAGGGGCGCAGGACGCCCGGAATATTATTCCCTGCAATGCGGAAATATGCAGACGTTTTCTAAAAGCCTCAGAAGGACTGGTAAAATTCGTGGGAATCGCGCCGGAGTGTAATCCAGGTACAGAAGAATTTATCCGGGAAATGAAAGGCGAGGTGCAGATTTCCCTCGCCCATACCAATGCGGATTACGACAGCGCGATGGGCGCCTTTGCGGCGGGAGCGACCCATGCGGTGCATTTGTATAATGCCATGCCGCCTTTCAGCCATCGGGCGCCGGGGGTGGTAGGAGCAGTGGCGGACAGTCCGCAGGTGATGGCGGAGATTATCTGTGATGGCGTCCACATCCATCCGGCGGCAGTCCGGGCAACCTTCCAAATGCTGGGAGCGGACCGGATGATCCTGATCAGCGACAGTATGCGGGCTGCCGGCATGCCTGATGGACAGTACACCTTAGGAGGTCTGGATGTAGCTGTTTCTGGAAACCGGGCTACACTGGTATCAGACGGAGCGCTGGCAGGATCTGTTACAAATTTAATGGATTGCGTGCGGACAGCAGTGAGGAAAATGGGAATTCCATTTGAGACAGCGGTAGCCTGCGCCACCATGAATCCGGCCAAAAGCCTTGGTATCTATGACCAATATGGCTCGATTGCCCCCGGGAAAAAAGCAAATGTAGTACTGTTGGACGAAAAGCTGGCATTGCGGGCAGTGATAAAGAATGGAATTCAGTTGGGGACGGGGGATTTTTAAAAATCCCCCGGACCAAATTGAAAAAGCCCTGTCCCAAATTGAAAAAAGATAGTATTATCGAGATAGTGGGAGGAAGACAATGACAAGAGGTGAAGGCGCCTGTCTGGTATGCGGGAAACCGCTTCAATATTTTGAAACCATGAGAAAGATGGAGTGTGTTTTCTGCCATCGGGAGTTTGAAAGCAACGCAAGCTGTGAAGACGGGCATTTTGTGTGCGATGAATGTCATGAAAAAAGGGGAGTAGAGGTGATCCTCAGAGAATGCAAGAAGACGGATTCCAGGAATCCGGTTGAAATTATGCAGAAATTGATGGAAGATCCGTATATTTACATGCACGGCCCGGAACATCATATTATGGCGGGAGCCGCGCTTCTGGCCGCATATCACAACAGTGGAGGAGAGATTGAGCTAGAAGGAGCGCTGGAAGAAATGCGGGCCAGAGGAAGTAAGTATCCGGGCGGAGCCTGCGGAATGTGGGGCTGCTGCGGAGCTGCGGTCAGTGTGGGAATGTTTATCAGCATTGTTACGAAGGCAACTCCGCTGACAGGTAAATCTTGGAGGCTTTCGAACCAGGCAACGGCTAAAGCGTTGGCGGCATTAGCGGATCTGGGCGGTCCAAGATGCTGTAAACGGAATTGTTTTACGGCGGTGAAAGAAGCAGTTGCATTTGCAGAAGAAAATCTTGGAATCAGTATGGAACTGCCTCCAACGATTCAATGCGGCTTTTCAGAAGAGAATCAGCAATGCTTGAGGAAAAACTGTCCCTATTATCCAAACGGGACAGGGCATTTTTAATTTGGGCCGGGGGATTTTTAAAAATCCCCCGGCCCCGGTTGACAAATTAGCGGAAATACGTTAAGATTTCACACAGACAAGCGAGACTAAAAAGGCTTTGATAAGAACAAGTAATAACCTTTACACCCATACAGAAAGCTGCCGGAAGATGAGAGGCGCATGAAGGAATTGGTTATGAATACCTCTTTGAGCCGCGCACCGAACTTCTATGCCGCTTTGGAAAGAATGGTAGGCTGCGCCGTGTGACGAACGTTATCGCGTCGAGGCTGTCGATAGGAGGCAGCTGAAATGAGGCTGACGGCTGAGTTTGTCAGTGAAGCAAGGTGGTACCACGGAGTGATTCGTCCTTATCGTATGATAAGGGCGTTTTTTTGACGAAAACCGCCTGTAAGAACCAGATCATTCAAAGAACCAGAGTATTTAAAAAGCAAAGTTTCGGGGATTCTGGAGAAGAGGAGGCAAGATGGGAAAAGCAAAAAAGATCAGCCCGGCGAAACAAAAAATCCTGGATAACTATGAGATCCAGCGGCTGCGTTTCCTGGAGGAAGGCTATCAAGAACATTCAGAGATTATTTCTGTAGTCAGAGCAAGTGTAATGGCTATTATAACGGCGGTGCCCGTAATAATTCTGGGAACACTATTGTGGATGGCAGTAAATCGTGGGCCAGGGTGGCTGGAAGGAAAGAATTATCTGGTGATGTTTCTGATGTTTTTGGTCACAGTATTTATCCATGAACTGCTCCATGGGGTGGGCTGGTGCCTGGGGGCGAAAGGCAGATGGAAAAGTATGTATATCGGCATGATGTGGGAATCGTTGACTCCTTACTGCCACTGTAAAGAGCCTCTGGCACCAGGGAAATATATTTTTGGCGGTCTGTTTCCAGTTATGATTCTGGGAGGCGGTCTTTATATCGCGGCGCTCTTGACAGGGAGTACGCTTTTGCTGTGGCTTTCTATGCTAAATATCTTGGCCGCGGGAGGGGATCTTTTGATTGTCTGGCATGCCAGAAGATATAAGGATGGGTATGTGCTGGATCATCCGACAGAGTGTGGATTTGTTATTTTTCAAAAATAAGTGTTGTCGAAGAAATATCTTGATACTGACAGTGAAGAAAGGAGAAAAAGAGAGATGGGAATCTATGAAGAACTTCAGGCAAGGGGCCTGATCGCGCAAGTAACAGATGAAGAGGAGATAAGGGAACTGGTAAATACAGGAAAGGCTACCTTCTATATTGGCTTTGATCCAACAGCAGACAGTCTGCATGTAGGACATTTCATGGCGCTGTGTCTGATGAAACGGCTTCAGGAAGCTGGGAACAAACCAATCGCGTTGATCGGCGGAGGCACGGGATATATCGGAGATCCTTCCGGCCGCAGCGATATGCGTTCCATGATGACGCCAGAAACCATTCAGCATAACTGTGAGTGTTTTAAGAAACAGATGAGCCGGTTTATTGATTTCTCGGAAGGGAAAGCGTTAATGGTAAATAACGCGGATTGGCTGCTGGATCTGAATTATATCGAACTGCTCCGGGAGATCGGCCCGCATTTCTCCGTCAACCGGATGCTGACGGCGGAATGTTACAAACAGAGAATGGAGAAGGGGTTAAGTTTCCTGGAATTCAACTACATGATCATGCAGAGCTATGATTTCTATATGCTGTTCCAGAAATACGGCTGCAACCTGCAGTTTGGCGGTGACGACCAGTGGAGCAATATGCTGGGAGGAACCGAACTGATTCGCCGGAAATTGGGCAAGAATGCCTGCGCTATGACGATCACGCTGCTTCTGAACTCGGAAGGCAAGAAGATGGGTAAGACCCAGAGCGGAGCTGTATGGCTGGATCCAGAGAAGACTTCTCCCTTTGAGTTCTATCAGTATTGGAGAAATGTAGCTGATGCGGATGTTCTGAAATGCATCCGTATGCTGACGTTCCTTCCGTTGGAAGAGATCGACAAAATGGATGCTTGGGAAGGGGCTCAGCTTAATACAGCAAAAGAGATCTTGGCCTTCGAATTGACGAAACTGGTCCACGGCGAAGAAGAAGCGGTAAAAGCGCAGGAAGCGGCCAGAACCCTTTTCTCTCAGGGGGCGGCGGCAGATATGCCGACTACAGAACTGATAGAGCAGGACTTGGAAGAAGACAGGATTGATATCCTGACGCTTCTGGTAAGAAGCGGGCTTGTGCCATCTAAGTCGGAAGCGCGCCGGGCTGTACAGCAGGGCGGTGTATCAGCGGATGGCGAGAAAGTGACCGATATTCATGCGGAGTTTACGAAAGAACGATTCACCGGGGAAGGAATCGTCCTGAAAAAGGGAAAGAAGAATTTCCAGAGGGTAGTAGTGAAATAGAGTAGGCAGGAGTAGATAGAAATGAGAAAAGACGCCGGAGCATAGGATTTATTCCTATACTCCGGCGTCTTTTTTTGAATAGTTATTCGATATCCAGCCCTTCAAAAAATATGTCATAAGAAATATTATATATTTTTTTTAGAGCGATTAATTCTGTAATTCTGATGTTGTAATTGCCACATTCCATTTGGGCATAAATACTCCGGGAAACACTTTGGTTTAGCAACTGCATTTTAGCAACAAGTTGTTCCTGAGTGTAGCCATGTTGTAAACGTATCTGTCTTAAATTAGCGCCGAAAGAAGCGGTTGTTTTTAATTTTTGGTCCATATGCCTCCACTTTTATCATTGCAATATATTCATAACAAATATTTATTGATTCTACCCTAAATTCATGCTAAAATTGCAATAAATACATTGCAAAATAAAAATTATGGGAAGAGGATAAGGAAAATGAAAGTAAAAAGATATTTGATTCAGTGAAATTTAGCATACAATCTTGCGAAAAATGACTTGGGTAAGCTAAAAGAAATCAGGAGTAATGGTGATGTTTGAGAAAGAGCAGGTAGAAAAATGAAAAAGATAATTGTATGGTTGCTCGCATGTGGATTGCTGTTGTCTGGGTGTGAGGAAGAGGCGGATCAGTATACGAGTGAAGAGGTATTAGCATTGCTGGAGGAATATTATTCCCCTCACTATGTAAAAGAGACAGAAAACGAGGATACAGATGAAGAAGCTTCTGGTTCTAATATAGAGACATATGATGTTTACGAGGATTATGATGAAGAATATGAAATTGCAGGAGAAAAAATATATGAGGTAAAGGTAAATCTTATAACGGGACAATTGGAGGAAAAAACG is part of the Lachnospiraceae bacterium KGMB03038 genome and encodes:
- the nagA gene encoding N-acetylglucosamine-6-phosphate deacetylase, with translation MIIKNVKVYTEEKKFQDGEIQISEGRFAETGGDKDGTVLDGQGCYAIPGLIDLHFHGCKGFDFCDGTLEAVEAIARYEASVGVTAIAPATMTLPTEELERILGNAAAYRRGPHDGADLVGINMEGPFISEAKKGAQDARNIIPCNAEICRRFLKASEGLVKFVGIAPECNPGTEEFIREMKGEVQISLAHTNADYDSAMGAFAAGATHAVHLYNAMPPFSHRAPGVVGAVADSPQVMAEIICDGVHIHPAAVRATFQMLGADRMILISDSMRAAGMPDGQYTLGGLDVAVSGNRATLVSDGALAGSVTNLMDCVRTAVRKMGIPFETAVACATMNPAKSLGIYDQYGSIAPGKKANVVLLDEKLALRAVIKNGIQLGTGDF
- a CDS encoding SAM-dependent methyltransferase, whose protein sequence is MTRGEGACLVCGKPLQYFETMRKMECVFCHREFESNASCEDGHFVCDECHEKRGVEVILRECKKTDSRNPVEIMQKLMEDPYIYMHGPEHHIMAGAALLAAYHNSGGEIELEGALEEMRARGSKYPGGACGMWGCCGAAVSVGMFISIVTKATPLTGKSWRLSNQATAKALAALADLGGPRCCKRNCFTAVKEAVAFAEENLGISMELPPTIQCGFSEENQQCLRKNCPYYPNGTGHF
- a CDS encoding DUF3267 domain-containing protein codes for the protein MGKAKKISPAKQKILDNYEIQRLRFLEEGYQEHSEIISVVRASVMAIITAVPVIILGTLLWMAVNRGPGWLEGKNYLVMFLMFLVTVFIHELLHGVGWCLGAKGRWKSMYIGMMWESLTPYCHCKEPLAPGKYIFGGLFPVMILGGGLYIAALLTGSTLLLWLSMLNILAAGGDLLIVWHARRYKDGYVLDHPTECGFVIFQK
- a CDS encoding tyrosine--tRNA ligase, encoding MGIYEELQARGLIAQVTDEEEIRELVNTGKATFYIGFDPTADSLHVGHFMALCLMKRLQEAGNKPIALIGGGTGYIGDPSGRSDMRSMMTPETIQHNCECFKKQMSRFIDFSEGKALMVNNADWLLDLNYIELLREIGPHFSVNRMLTAECYKQRMEKGLSFLEFNYMIMQSYDFYMLFQKYGCNLQFGGDDQWSNMLGGTELIRRKLGKNACAMTITLLLNSEGKKMGKTQSGAVWLDPEKTSPFEFYQYWRNVADADVLKCIRMLTFLPLEEIDKMDAWEGAQLNTAKEILAFELTKLVHGEEEAVKAQEAARTLFSQGAAADMPTTELIEQDLEEDRIDILTLLVRSGLVPSKSEARRAVQQGGVSADGEKVTDIHAEFTKERFTGEGIVLKKGKKNFQRVVVK
- a CDS encoding helix-turn-helix transcriptional regulator, translating into MDQKLKTTASFGANLRQIRLQHGYTQEQLVAKMQLLNQSVSRSIYAQMECGNYNIRITELIALKKIYNISYDIFFEGLDIE